The Paenibacillus sp. BIC5C1 DNA segment CACCGACGCCGCCATGCCTTACGTGACTCACTATGATATGTGGAGAGAGATGGACCACTACATGAGACAGGCCAACCTGAACAACAAGCAGGTCATTGACATGGTGACTCGAACTAATGCGAAGATCCTCGGTGTTGACGATGTTACAGGGACGGTGGATATCGGGAAACATGCTGATCTGATTGTCATGGAGCAAAATCCGCTGGAACATATTGATGCCTTGTCGGATATCTCTATGGTCATGGTCAAAGGAAATCTAATTCAAACACCATCTGTCACCAAAATCAAAGAAGTCGACGATGTTCTAAACTCAGTTTGGTGAATTCAGGAGTGAAATCACGCTTGGTATATTGGTCAATTGCTTTTCCATTATATGCGGGAGTACCCTTGGGGCCATCTCCAAATGGATACTCACTTCAATTAAATAAGCTTTGTCATTTGATTCAACTACCTGAGGCATTGTCTGAGGAGGCGGAAGTTTTTCCACGGGTACTTCATCTATAAATAAAGCAAGTGCTTCTTTGGCCATCATCAATGCCTCTTCTATGGAATCCCCCCAGGTAAGGCAACCCGGCAGATCGGGGAACGAAACATTAATTCCGTCGTCAGCAAAATTAAAAATCGCATAGTATTGGTAGGTTCGAATCATATGAGGACATCTCCTTTATTTTGTTTGTGGGACCTGCGCACTTGAACCCCATCCGTATACGTGCAGACGTTCCTTTCATCACTGGATTATTATCATAACGTACAAGTTCAGGTAAAGCACCGCTTTTTCTATCAGTTACCGCTTGGTTCCCCCATCTAAACATACAGCAAAAAGTCTTTCAGATCATATCCGAAAGACTTGTTTTTGACACCTTATTTATTTATATCGCTAATCCCACTCAAGATATAACCCTTGTCTCAATCCACTCTCTCCATCCGCCCGAGTCACTGATCTTCTCGGCACCTTCCGCAACGTAGGCCTCACAGACAAATCCGCTCACACTTCTGCCATCGATTAGCTCGACTTGACCGATGCCAAGCGGGGCGGGGATCGACGCGGTGAAGGCTCCAAACGAGGCGCGCGGCATATCCCACAGCTCGACTTCAATGGATGTGCCGCCTGTTACTGTGCGCACAAGACCAGGCTTGGCTGGCGTGGTGGGCAGTGCATACATCTCATACACAGGCGCCGTCAGCGACTCTTCCCGGAATACGGCACCGAGTCCAGTCATCTGGGGTTCCAGTGGCATTCCGCGCAGGTGAAGTCCGCACACGGCAACCGTAATGACATCTTCCTGCTGAAGCAGAAGTTCAGATGCCACGATGATATTCGCTTCTTCTTCCGGCCGGGCAAACAGCGTTATACCAAAAGGAAGCCCTTCCTCTGCCCAGCCTGCGGGAATCGCCACGGCACTCAGATCAAGCAGATTGCAATGGTTGGTGTACAGTCCCATCTTGCTGTTCGTTTCGATCGGATTCGCAATCACCTGCTCGCGGGTCCAGGTTCCCCCGCATGTCGGCAGAATCAGCACGGCATCCTCCAGCAAAGTCGCCGTGTGCCGCCGAATCTCTGCCAATCGATGCTGAGCCTTGAACAAGGCTGAAGCGGTAAAGGCTTCTTTTTTCCCAGACTCCAGTACCGTCTTCGTAACCGGAAAGACCGCTTCCCCATGTGCCTCCACATATTCATCCAGATCAGACCAGCGCTCCGCAACCAAAGGACCTTCGTACAGAAGCGCTGCCGCTTCCTGTAGCATGGCAATATCGATCTCTTTCACAGCTACACCGGATGCTAGAATGGCTTCTTTCTTCCGGTTCCATGCCTCTTCATACGCTATAGCATAAGGGCCATAGAATTCGAGTGCATTGGACGGCAGCAAAAAGGTACGCGGCATCTCCCCTCGACTCAACGGGCGATGCACAGAATACGGATCTTGCACATCCACACCCCGCACCACCTCGTCCACGCACTGTGTATCGGCCAGTTCATGAGCGAATACGGTGACGCAATCGATGCTGCGACAAGCGGGAATAACTCCAGCCGAAGGCCATGCACCCACCGCCGGCTTATATCCAACAAGATTATTCAGCGCTGCTGGCACACGTCCTGATCCGGCGGTATCCGTTCCGAGAGCAAACGCCGCCTGACCAGACGCTACCGCTATGGCCGATCCCGAACTGGAGCCTCCGCTGATCAGCTCGGGACGAAGCGCATTATGTGTATCGCCATACGGACTTCTTGTGCCTACAAGTCCGGTGGCGAACTGATCCAGATTGCATTTCCCCACCGGAATGGCACCTGCAGCAATAAGTCTTTCTACCACGGTCGCATGGCGATCCGGGACATAAGCGTAGTCTGGACAAGCCGCCGTAACCGTCCAAGCGGCTACCTCAATATTGTCTTTGATGGCAAACGGAATGCCCCAAAGCGGGCAATCCTCCGGTTTCATCAGCGCAAGTCGATCCAGGAACGGCTGAATCCGTTCAAGGGTCGGCGGCAGAATCCAGATGTTACGATCCCGGGCATGCTCTGCCCGCTGGATAATAGCCTCGATCACATCCTGTGGGGTGAAGTGGCGATGGCGATAAGCTTTTTGCAAGTTAGGTACGGTGAATTGCCCTGGTACAGATGATTGGTTCATGACGCATTCACCTCTTCTACAGGATATATAGCTGCAATGCAGTCCCCGGCACGAACCTGGTCCCCTGATGAGACATAGATGGAAGCGACAATTCCGTCATAAGGTGCCTTTTGCGGGAACTCCATTTTCATACTTTCTTCTATTATAATGTCTTCGCCTTGGAGTACCTTCTGACCCACTTCCACAAGCACCTTCCATACACTGCCGGACATCGAACTGTTCACTTCCAGACTTCCTTCGGGCAAAGCCTCTTGCTCCGCCGCACTCGCACCTTCCGGTTCGGACACATGTTCTGCGATGCCAAGCTCCTTCCAGTACTCCCGCTCCTGCTGGAATGCAGCCTGCTGTGAATCCCGGAAACGTGCGGAAGGCTCCTGAATCTCTTCCAGCCAGCTGAGATATTCACCCAGATTGAACGTTGTCTCTTCCACGTCAACCACCATCTGCCCGCGCGGGAAGTCCTCTCTCATCTGCAACAGCTCCTCCTTGGATACCGGATAGAACTGAATCTGATCGAAGA contains these protein-coding regions:
- the atzF gene encoding allophanate hydrolase; this encodes MNQSSVPGQFTVPNLQKAYRHRHFTPQDVIEAIIQRAEHARDRNIWILPPTLERIQPFLDRLALMKPEDCPLWGIPFAIKDNIEVAAWTVTAACPDYAYVPDRHATVVERLIAAGAIPVGKCNLDQFATGLVGTRSPYGDTHNALRPELISGGSSSGSAIAVASGQAAFALGTDTAGSGRVPAALNNLVGYKPAVGAWPSAGVIPACRSIDCVTVFAHELADTQCVDEVVRGVDVQDPYSVHRPLSRGEMPRTFLLPSNALEFYGPYAIAYEEAWNRKKEAILASGVAVKEIDIAMLQEAAALLYEGPLVAERWSDLDEYVEAHGEAVFPVTKTVLESGKKEAFTASALFKAQHRLAEIRRHTATLLEDAVLILPTCGGTWTREQVIANPIETNSKMGLYTNHCNLLDLSAVAIPAGWAEEGLPFGITLFARPEEEANIIVASELLLQQEDVITVAVCGLHLRGMPLEPQMTGLGAVFREESLTAPVYEMYALPTTPAKPGLVRTVTGGTSIEVELWDMPRASFGAFTASIPAPLGIGQVELIDGRSVSGFVCEAYVAEGAEKISDSGGWREWIETRVIS
- a CDS encoding type II toxin-antitoxin system HicB family antitoxin, giving the protein MIRTYQYYAIFNFADDGINVSFPDLPGCLTWGDSIEEALMMAKEALALFIDEVPVEKLPPPQTMPQVVESNDKAYLIEVSIHLEMAPRVLPHIMEKQLTNIPSVISLLNSPN